A window of Clostridium botulinum BKT015925 contains these coding sequences:
- a CDS encoding SufB/SufD family protein: MQESIQEKILNKIDDTTDLYKGAHNIRSNGESVSRNTTRNITVKSKEDKSGLDVIVNNNTKNESVHVPVIVSNVNAKDKVYNTFKVGENCEINIVAGCGIHNCTAQKTEHEGIHDIYIGKGSHVKYIEKHYAESDGKSQKIFNTKTIVEVQEDATFEMDVVQIKGVDNSKKELNIKLHKNAHLIITERMFTDEEQVADSKVNIELVGEDSSAQIVSRSVAKDSSRQTFYFMMKGDNKSRGHIECDSIIMDKARVTSIPALDANCEDAELIHEAAIGKIASEQLMKLMSLGLTEKEAENTILKGFLK; this comes from the coding sequence ATGCAAGAATCAATACAAGAAAAAATATTAAATAAAATAGATGATACTACTGATTTATATAAAGGGGCTCATAATATCAGAAGCAATGGTGAGTCTGTAAGTAGAAATACTACAAGAAATATAACTGTAAAGAGTAAAGAAGATAAATCAGGATTAGATGTAATTGTAAATAATAATACTAAGAATGAAAGTGTTCACGTACCGGTTATCGTTTCTAATGTAAATGCTAAAGACAAAGTATATAATACTTTTAAAGTAGGAGAAAACTGTGAAATAAATATAGTTGCTGGATGTGGAATTCATAACTGTACGGCTCAAAAAACAGAACATGAGGGAATTCATGATATATATATAGGAAAAGGGTCTCATGTTAAATATATTGAAAAACACTATGCTGAAAGTGATGGCAAATCTCAAAAGATATTTAATACTAAAACTATAGTTGAAGTTCAAGAAGATGCTACATTTGAAATGGATGTAGTTCAAATAAAAGGTGTAGATAATAGTAAAAAAGAATTAAACATAAAATTACACAAAAATGCACATTTAATTATAACAGAGAGAATGTTTACTGATGAAGAACAAGTTGCTGATTCAAAAGTTAATATAGAACTTGTTGGAGAAGATTCTTCAGCTCAAATAGTATCTCGTTCTGTTGCAAAAGATAGTTCAAGACAAACTTTCTATTTTATGATGAAAGGCGATAATAAGTCGAGAGGACACATTGAATGTGATTCTATAATAATGGACAAAGCTAGGGTTACATCAATACCGGCTCTTGATGCTAACTGTGAAGATGCAGAATTAATTCATGAAGCTGCAATTGGAAAGATAGCCTCAGAACAGTTAATGAAACTTATGTCTTTAGGACTTACAGAAAAAGAAGCTGAAAATACTATATTAAAAGGATTCTTAAAATAA
- the gdhA gene encoding NADP-specific glutamate dehydrogenase, translating to MDANKYVQKVFDELLERNPGQAEFHQAVKEVLHSLVPVMEKHPEYIENGILDRIVEPERQIMFRVPWVDDNGKVRVNRGFRVQFNSAIGPYKGGLRFHPSVNLSIIKFLGFEQIFKNSLTGLPIGGGKGGSDFDPKGKSDMEIMRFCQSFITELYKYIGQDTDVPAGDIGVGGREVGYMYGQYKRIRSMYEAGVLTGKGLTFGGSLARTEATGYGLVYFVNEMLQDKGMSFEGKKVVVSGSGNVATYAIQKVQMLGGTVVACSDSNGYIYDKNGINLDTLKQIKEVERKRVKEYIKYHSEAEYHEGKGIWNIPCDIALPCATQNELNEEDAKVLVKNGVIAVGEGANMPSTLEAISVFLENGILFAPAKAANAGGVAVSALEMSQNSMRYSWSFEEVDEKLHNIMKNIYKNAVECAEKYGHKDNLVVGANIAGFIKVAEAMLAQGIV from the coding sequence ATGGACGCTAACAAATATGTACAAAAAGTATTTGATGAATTATTAGAAAGAAATCCAGGTCAAGCTGAGTTCCATCAAGCAGTTAAGGAAGTTTTACATTCTTTAGTACCTGTAATGGAAAAGCATCCTGAATATATTGAAAATGGTATTTTAGATAGAATAGTTGAACCAGAAAGACAAATAATGTTCAGAGTACCTTGGGTTGATGATAATGGTAAAGTAAGAGTAAATAGAGGATTTAGAGTACAATTTAATAGTGCTATAGGACCTTATAAAGGCGGATTAAGATTCCATCCAAGTGTAAACCTAAGTATAATAAAATTTTTAGGATTTGAACAAATTTTTAAAAACTCTCTTACAGGTCTTCCAATAGGTGGAGGTAAAGGTGGTTCTGATTTCGATCCAAAGGGAAAAAGTGATATGGAAATCATGAGATTTTGCCAAAGCTTTATAACTGAACTTTATAAGTACATAGGACAAGATACAGATGTTCCAGCTGGTGATATTGGAGTAGGTGGAAGAGAAGTTGGATACATGTATGGTCAATATAAGAGAATTAGAAGTATGTATGAAGCAGGAGTTTTAACTGGTAAGGGATTAACCTTTGGAGGAAGTCTTGCTAGAACAGAAGCTACAGGTTATGGTCTTGTATATTTCGTAAATGAAATGTTACAAGATAAAGGTATGAGTTTTGAAGGTAAAAAAGTTGTAGTATCTGGTTCTGGTAATGTTGCAACTTACGCAATACAAAAGGTACAAATGTTAGGTGGAACAGTAGTTGCGTGTAGTGATTCTAATGGATATATATATGATAAAAATGGAATTAATTTAGATACATTAAAACAAATAAAAGAAGTAGAAAGAAAGAGAGTAAAAGAATATATTAAGTACCACTCAGAAGCTGAATATCATGAAGGAAAAGGCATTTGGAATATACCTTGTGATATAGCTCTTCCATGTGCAACTCAAAATGAGTTAAATGAAGAAGATGCTAAAGTTTTAGTTAAGAATGGAGTAATAGCAGTAGGAGAAGGTGCAAATATGCCATCAACTCTAGAAGCTATTTCTGTATTCTTAGAAAATGGAATATTATTTGCACCTGCAAAAGCAGCTAATGCTGGTGGAGTTGCAGTTTCAGCACTTGAAATGTCTCAAAATAGTATGAGATATTCTTGGTCTTTTGAAGAAGTAGATGAAAAGTTACACAATATAATGAAAAATATATATAAAAATGCAGTAGAATGTGCAGAAAAGTATGGTCATAAAGATAATCTAGTAGTAGGGGCTAATATAGCAGGATTTATAAAAGTTGCTGAAGCAATGCTTGCTCAAGGAATAGTATAG
- a CDS encoding SoxR reducing system RseC family protein, which yields MTEVGYITSVNGKYASVIFKRKSGCGDNCATCKAACKASAITTDIENAAGGKVGDKVKVEMEQKIFDKMVFLVYIFPLIMMICGIGIGTVIFSSAGYKNYEMLSFLLGIVALAISYVILHYFNKKNAKKNNYSLKIIEVIEEKPNK from the coding sequence ATGACAGAAGTAGGATACATAACTTCTGTAAATGGTAAATATGCTTCAGTGATTTTTAAGAGAAAGTCTGGATGTGGAGATAATTGTGCTACTTGTAAAGCAGCATGTAAGGCATCCGCTATAACCACTGACATAGAAAATGCTGCAGGAGGAAAAGTTGGAGATAAAGTAAAGGTGGAAATGGAACAAAAAATCTTTGATAAGATGGTATTTTTAGTTTATATTTTTCCGCTTATTATGATGATATGTGGTATTGGAATAGGTACTGTTATATTTTCTTCAGCAGGATATAAGAATTACGAAATGTTAAGCTTTTTATTAGGAATAGTTGCACTTGCTATATCATATGTTATTCTACATTACTTCAATAAGAAGAATGCTAAAAAAAATAATTATTCTTTGAAAATTATAGAAGTAATTGAGGAAAAACCTAATAAATAA
- a CDS encoding ABC transporter ATP-binding protein: MLELKNLSLEVEQNDKKVSILDNINLTLQDNKIYVITGPNGGGKSSLCKMMMGIYKSTSGKIILDGEDITNFDITERAQRKIGYAFQQPPHFKGMTVRGLLNLAGRESKEKVDVHELLADVGLCAKDYIDREINSSLSGGELKRIEIASVLARDLKLAIFDEPEAGIDLWSFQRLVETFTTMHNNRNTTIVIISHQERIINLADEVIVLANGKIQKTTSKEDIISEIKAQAACDYCETCETRR; the protein is encoded by the coding sequence ATGCTAGAATTAAAGAACTTATCATTAGAAGTTGAGCAAAATGATAAAAAAGTTAGTATTTTGGATAATATAAATTTAACATTGCAGGATAATAAAATTTATGTTATTACAGGACCTAATGGGGGAGGTAAATCATCTTTATGTAAGATGATGATGGGAATATATAAGTCTACTTCAGGTAAGATAATTTTAGATGGAGAAGATATTACAAATTTTGATATAACGGAAAGAGCTCAAAGAAAGATTGGATATGCATTTCAACAACCACCACATTTCAAAGGTATGACAGTAAGAGGACTTTTAAATCTTGCGGGAAGAGAAAGTAAAGAAAAAGTTGATGTACATGAATTATTAGCAGATGTTGGACTTTGCGCTAAAGATTATATAGATAGAGAAATCAATTCAAGTCTTTCAGGTGGTGAGCTTAAAAGAATAGAAATAGCATCAGTGCTTGCTAGAGATTTAAAATTAGCAATTTTTGATGAACCGGAAGCTGGTATAGATTTATGGAGTTTTCAAAGACTTGTTGAAACTTTTACTACTATGCATAACAACAGAAATACTACAATAGTAATAATTTCTCACCAAGAAAGAATAATTAACTTAGCGGATGAAGTTATTGTTCTAGCTAATGGTAAAATACAAAAAACTACAAGTAAAGAAGACATCATAAGTGAAATAAAGGCTCAAGCAGCTTGTGATTATTGTGAAACCTGTGAAACAAGGAGGTAG